In the genome of Amaranthus tricolor cultivar Red isolate AtriRed21 chromosome 15, ASM2621246v1, whole genome shotgun sequence, one region contains:
- the LOC130801264 gene encoding probable mitochondrial-processing peptidase subunit beta, mitochondrial → MKRLLSRSRQLRRLSSSAAAVASPSPSPFPSSGPNAMVYDHLAESVKSKLGRLENPDPRFLTHNSPHPTLADHTSILTAPATKITTLPNGLRVATESQLASRTATVGVWIDAGSRFESEETNGTAHFLEHMIFKGTERRSARQLEEEIENMGGHLNAYTSREQTTYFAKVMDSHVNKALDILSDILQNSTFEESRINRERDVILREMEEVEGQTEEVIFDHLHATAFQYTPLGRTILGPAENIKTITKSHLQNYIATHYTAPRMVIAASGAVKHEEIVEQVKKYFTKLSTDPTSAAQLVAKETATFTGSEVRMIDDDIPLAQFSVAFNGVSYTDPDSIALMVMQSMLGSWNKHSGGGKHMGSELAQRVGINEIAESMMAFNTNYKDTGLFGVYAVAKPDCLDDLAWAIMHEISKLCYRVSEADVTRACNQLKSSLLLHVDGTSPVAEDIGRQLLTYGRRIPFAEFFARIDAVDANTVKRVANRIIYDRDVAIAAMGPVKKLPDYNWFRRRTYWNRY, encoded by the exons ATGAAGCGCCTCCTCTCCCGAAGTCGTCAACTCCGGCGGCTATCTTCCTCCGCCGCCGCAGTCGCATCCCCATCTCCTTCCCCTTTTCCATCCTCCGGACCTAACGCCATGGTCTACGACCATCTCGCCGAATCCGTCAAATCCAAGCTCGGACGCCTTGAAAACCCCGACCCCCGATTCCTCACCCACAACTCTCCTCACCCTACCTTAGCAGACCACACTTCCATCCTCACTGCACCCGCTACCAAAATAACTACTCTTCCCAATGGTCTCCGAGTCGCCACCGAGTCTCAACTCGCTTCTCGTACTGCCACTGTTGGGGTTTGGATCGATGCTGGTTCTCGATTCGAAAGTGAGGAGACTAATGGAACTGCTCATTTTTTGGAGCATATGATATTTAAAGGGACTGAGAGAAGATCTGCTAGACAACTAGAAGAGGAGATTGAGAATATGGGTGGTCATTTGAATGCTTATACTTCTCGAGAACAGACGACTTATTTTGCTAAGGTTATGGATTCGCATGTCAATAAGGCTTTGGATATTTTGTCTGATATTTTGCAGAATTCTACCTTTGAGGAATCACGAATTAATCGTGAGCGTGATGTTATTTTGCGTGAAATGGAGGAG GTTGAAGGTCAGACTGAGGAAGTGATATTTGATCATTTACATGCTACAGCTTTCCAGTATACTCCTTTGGGTAGGACCATTCTTGGACCTGCTGAGAATATAAAGACGATAACAAAATCTCATCTCCAGAACTATATAGCCACACACTATACAGCTCCAAGGATG GTCATTGCTGCCTCTGGGGCTGTTAAACATGAGGAAATTGTAGAgcaagtaaaaaaatattttaccaaGTTGTCAACTGATCCGACCTCTGCTGCTCAATTAGTTGCAAAGGAAACAGCTACTTTCACTGGTTCAGAG GTTAGAATGATTGACGATGATATTCCATTGGCACAATTTTCTGTTGCCTTTAATGGAGTTTCATACACAGATCCAGATTCAATTGCTTTGATGGTTATGCAATCAATGTTAGGTTCCTGGAATAAACATTCTGGTGGTGGGAAGCATATGGG ATCCGAGCTTGCTCAACGGGTTGGGATTAATGAAATTGCTGAAAGCATGATGGCATTTAACACTAACTACAAGGATACTGGTTTATTTGGTGTCTATGCTGTAGCAAAG CCTGATTGTTTGGATGATTTGGCATGGGCAATTATGCATGAAATTAGCAAGTTGTGTTATCGTGTTTCAGAAGCTGATGTAACTCGTGCTTGTAATCAG TTGAAGTCATCACTGCTACTACACGTTGATGGAACAAGCCCAGTTGCTGAAGATATCGGACGCCAG TTACTTACTTATGGCCGGAGGATCCCATTTGCGGAGTTTTTTGCTAGGATTGATGCTGTAGATGCAAACACCGTGAAACGTGTTGCTAATCGCATTATTTATGACAGG GATGTTGCTATTGCTGCCATGGGCCCTGTCAAGAAGTTGCCTGATTACAACTGGTTCAGACGCAGGACCTACTGGAACCGTTATTAG
- the LOC130801266 gene encoding isocitrate dehydrogenase [NADP]: MAFDKIKVANPIVEMDGDEMTRVIWQMIKDKLIFPFLELDIKYFDLGLPHRDATDDKVTVESAEATMKYNVAIKCATITPDEARVQEFNLKSMWRSPNGTIRNILNGTVFREPILCKNVPRLVPGWTKPICIGRHAFGDQYRATDAVIKGPGKLKLVFVPEGKDENTEMEVYNFTGNGGVALAMYNTDESIYSFAEASMNLAYEKKWPLYLSTKNTILKKYDGRFKDIFQEVYESNWKTKFEEAGIWYEHRLIDDMVAYALKSEGGYVWACKNYDGDVQSDFLAQGFGSLGLMTSVLVCPDGKTIEAEAAHGTVTRHFRVHQKGGETSTNSIASIFAWTRGLAHRAKLDNDERLLEFTQKLEAACVDTVESGKMTKDLALIIHGSKLSRDQYLNTEEFIDAVAAELQARL, translated from the exons ATGGCTTTCGACAAGATCAAGGTTGCCAACCCCATTGTTGAGATGGATG GTGATGAGATGACTCGTGTTATCTGGCAGATGATCAAGGACAAG CTGATATTCCCATTTTTGGAGTTGGATATTAAGTACTTTGATCTTGGTCTTCCTCACCGTGACGCTACCGATGACAAAGTTACTGTTGAAAGTGCTGAGGCAACCATGAA GTACAATGTGGCAATTAAATGTGCTACTATCACTCCAG ATGAAGCGCGTGTGCAAGAATTTAACTTGAAAAGTATGTGGAGAAGCCCAAATGgaacaattagaaatattttgaATG GCACTGTCTTCAGAGAACCCATTTTATGTAAAAATGTTCCTAGGCTTGTTCCAGGCTGGACCAAGCCAATATGCATCGGAAGACATGCCTTTGGAGATCAGTACAGAGCAACTGATGCTGTTATTAAGGGACCTGGGAAACTCAAACTAGTATTTG TGCCAGAAGGAAAAGATGAGAATACTGAAATGGAGGTTTATAACTTCACTGGAAATGGAGGAGTAGCTTTGGCAATGTACAACACTGATGAG TCCATTTATTCCTTTGCGGAAGCTTCAATGAACTTGGCTTATGAGAAAAAGTGGCCACTTTACCTTAGCACGAAGAACACCATTCTTAAGAAATACGATGGGAG GTTCAAAGACATTTTCCAAGAGGTTTACGAAAGTAATTGGAAGACAAAGTTCGAGGAAGCTGGAATCTG GTATGAGCATCGTCTCATTGATGATATGGTTGCTTATGCCCTCAAGAGTGAAGGAGGCTATGTGTGGGCTTGCAAGAATTATGATGGGGATGTACAGAGTGATTTCCTTGCCCAAG GATTTGGATCTTTAGGATTGATGACCTCTGTATTG GTATGCCCTGATGGCAAGACTATCGAAGCTGAAGCTGCTCATGGAACAGTAACTCGCCACTTCAGAGTTCACCAGAAGGGTGGTGAAACCAGCACCAACAGCATTGCTTCAATATTTGCTTGGACGCGGGGGCTTGCTCACCG GGCTAAGTTGGACAACGATGAGAGACTCTTGGAATTCACTCAGAAATTGGAGGCAGCTTGTGTCGACACTGTCGAATCTGGAAAGATGACCAAAGATCTTGCcctcatcatccatggatccaA GCTTTCAAGGGACCAATACCTGAACACAGAAGAGTTCATAGATGCTGTTGCTGCAGAGCTTCAAGCAAGACTCTAG